DNA from Magnetospirillum sp.:
ATGCAGCGGAACAGAAACGGCAACTCGGTGCGGCTGCCGTCCTCGGCACTCCACTCGACGTCGTCGCACAGATTGCGCGCATGCGTCACACTGTCGACGACCGCTTGATGGACCGCATCGGGCGCCATCTGCAGCTTGTATTTCATGTGCAAGGGCGAGGTGCTGATGAAGGTGTGGATACGCGGACGCGCCGCCCCCTTCAACGCTTCCCACGCCCGGTCGATGTCTTTGCGGCCCGCGCGTGCCAGGCCGCACACGACCGACTTTTTGAGTTCATGCGCGATCGCCGACACCGCTTCGAAATCGCCGTTCGACGCGATCGGAAAACCGGCCTCGATCACGTCCACGCCCATCTCTTCGAGCATGCGCGCGACGCGAAGTTTTTCTTCGAGATTCATCGAGCAGCCCGGCGACTGCTCGCCGTCGCGCAAGGTCGTGTCGAAGATCCAAACCCGGTCGCTGTCGGCCATCTTGGCGAATCCCTGAAAAGCCTGTGGATAAAACCCAATCCACGCAAGGTGGAAGGTTAACAGAGATAGCCCCAATCTGACCAGCGATGGGCAGGCGAGCACCGCAAAGCCGGCCAGCCACCGCAAAATTTCGCGCGACATTTGCGCGACATCGACGCGACGCCCACGCAACGCAGGCGCAACATCGACGCGACATTTCTTGATATAAGATCCTGAAAAGAAAAGAAATGTTGCATATGTCTCGGCAAAAACCCGCCTGTTGCGGATGAGCCGAAAGACCCTCTTCACTTGTCAAACAGCGCCCGGCCCGGATGAAAAGCCGATCTGCCAAGCTTGCATCAAAAATAAGAATAAAACAAGAACAAGTGTCACGCGAAGATATTTGACCACCGTCGGGATTTCTGGACCGATGGGACGAGCTTTTTTGCCCCCCGCGGCCCCCCGGAGGCTTCATGACCCGCCTGCCCCGTTTCACGTGCAGCAACGCAGATGTCGCTGAAGCGCAATGCTCGTGCTGCGGCTACGACGATCCGATCTTCGCACCCGAAGCAATAGCAAGGCGCGATCTGTTCCGGCGTGCGGGCGGGCTCGCCGGTGCGGCGGCCCTCGCAACGCCGCTGATGGCGCAAGCGCAGGCCCCGCAATTGGCGCAAGCGCAAGCTCCGGTGCGCGAGATCGTGCAGATCGCAGGCAATGTCTATCGCTTCCGCAACAATTTCCATTTCTCGGTTTTTGCGGTCACACCGGCGGGCGTGGTCGCGACCGACCCGATCAATGCCGACGCCGCGACGTGGCTCAAAAACGAGTTGCGCACAAGATTCAACCAAGCCGTGCGCTATCTCGTCTACAGCCACGACCATCCCGACCATATCAACGGCGGCGAAGTCTTCGCCGATACCGCGACCGTGGTGGCGCATGCCCGCGCGCGCGACAAGATCCGCGACGAGCGCCGCCGCACGGCCCCGGTCAACATCGCCTTCAGCGAAGCGCTGACGCTGGAGCTCGGCGGCACCGTGGTCGAGCTCGAATATGTCGGGCGCAACCATTCGGACAATTCGCTCGTGGTGCGTTTCCCGGCCGCGCGCACGTTGTTTGCGGTCGATTTCATCCCGGTCGAATCGGTCGCCTTCCGCGACCTGCACGAGGGCTACGTGGAAGAATGGTTCGACTCGCTCAAGCGCGTCGAGGCGATGGATTTCGACCTGCTGGCGCCCGGCCACGGGCCGATGGGCACCAAGGCGCATGTGCGCCAGTTCCGCGAATACATGGAAACGATCCGCGACGGCGTGCTTGCCGGCTTGCGCGCCGGCCGCAGCCTCGAAGAAATCCGCCCGAGCATCGATCTTTCGAAATACGCGAGCTGGGCCGGCTACGCGCAGATGCGCGATCTCAATATCGACGGCATGCATCGCTACTACACGCTCTTCAGCCGCCGCAGCGGCTAAGCCCATGCGCCTCACGCCCAAGCACCTCACCAGACGCGAATTCGGACTGGGCGCACTTGGTTTGGCCGCCGCAACGCCGCTTGCCGCCCAAAGCGCCAATGTCGATCTGCTGCTCGTGTTGCTGAACGACGGCTCGGGCTCGATCGACGAAGACGAATACCGGCTGCAGCGCGAGGGTACCGCCGCCGCCATCGAACGGCCGGAGATCGTGAACGCGATCCTGCGTTTGCCCACGCGCGCCATCGCGGTTGCCTACGGCGAATGGGGTTCGCCGCGCGAACCTGCGATCATCCTGCCCTGGGCGCGCATTGCGAGTGCGGACGATGCCGCCGACTTCGCCGACCGCCTGGTGGCGGCCCCGCGCGTGCGCCAAAGCTGGAACGCGATCGGCGACGCGATCGCCATCGCAACCGACCTCATCGCGGTGGCACCCTTCCGCAGCCCGCGCGCCACGATCGACATTGCGGGCGACGGCCCGGACATGCGCAGCGCCATCCTGCCGGCCCCTGCCGCCCGCGACCGCGCGGTTGCCGCCGGCATCACGATCAATGCGCTCGCCATCGCCTCGCCGGGCTCGGGCTCGGCCATGCCGATCGAGCGCCTGCGCGCGAGCTACGAAGAAAACGTCATCGGCGGCCTCGGCGCCTTCGTGATGACGGCCAGCGACCGCAACGATTTCGCCTACGCGATCTTCAACAAAATGGCGCGCGAATTGGCGTGAGGGCGGGCGACGCTCTCCGACCCTAGTTCAAGGCGTAGGGCCGCTGGAACCACCATCGGGTTCGCCGAACTCTCTCTTCGAGGCAATTCCCGCGCTGTCCAGAACCGCATATTCGCGGGGCGACAATGCAGCGACTATTTCGAGAATTCGAACGGCGAGATCGAGCACGACGCTTCGCCTGTTGGTCGGCAAGACGAGTATCGAAAGCGTGCTGTCGGAGAGATTCTGCTGGGCGTACATGTTCTTGTCTGCAGTGATCAGCAGATCGTAGCTGCCTTCCATTTGGGAAAGCAACTTGCCGTTCTTTACGGTCTTCCATCCGATATCTTTGTCGTTGACCGACTTGACGACATGCCCCGGAAGCAAGGGCTTCAATTGGATCGGTATGTTCTCGTCGAGAAGAATTCTCACGTAGGTTCGCTTTTGACCGTCGCACAAGCGGCCGCAAGACACGCGACGAGATCGTCCCGATTGAGACTGGGATAGGACTGGACGATTTCGTCTATCGTGAGTCCGTCCTCGAGATTTTCAAACAGAACTTCGACCGGAACCCGCGTTCCGCGAAAAACCGGGCGCCCGCTCAGAACATCTGGATCGCGAACGACAATTTCCGCCATTTACGCCTCCAAGAGCCGATTTTTGCGATTGCATTAGCTTCATCTTAGCCGTCGCATGCGCAGGCATCAACCGCGTAGCCCGGATCGA
Protein-coding regions in this window:
- a CDS encoding MBL fold metallo-hydrolase, which produces MTRLPRFTCSNADVAEAQCSCCGYDDPIFAPEAIARRDLFRRAGGLAGAAALATPLMAQAQAPQLAQAQAPVREIVQIAGNVYRFRNNFHFSVFAVTPAGVVATDPINADAATWLKNELRTRFNQAVRYLVYSHDHPDHINGGEVFADTATVVAHARARDKIRDERRRTAPVNIAFSEALTLELGGTVVELEYVGRNHSDNSLVVRFPAARTLFAVDFIPVESVAFRDLHEGYVEEWFDSLKRVEAMDFDLLAPGHGPMGTKAHVRQFREYMETIRDGVLAGLRAGRSLEEIRPSIDLSKYASWAGYAQMRDLNIDGMHRYYTLFSRRSG
- a CDS encoding DUF1194 domain-containing protein, which encodes MRLTPKHLTRREFGLGALGLAAATPLAAQSANVDLLLVLLNDGSGSIDEDEYRLQREGTAAAIERPEIVNAILRLPTRAIAVAYGEWGSPREPAIILPWARIASADDAADFADRLVAAPRVRQSWNAIGDAIAIATDLIAVAPFRSPRATIDIAGDGPDMRSAILPAPAARDRAVAAGITINALAIASPGSGSAMPIERLRASYEENVIGGLGAFVMTASDRNDFAYAIFNKMARELA
- a CDS encoding DUF433 domain-containing protein, which codes for MAEIVVRDPDVLSGRPVFRGTRVPVEVLFENLEDGLTIDEIVQSYPSLNRDDLVACLAAACATVKSEPT